The region CCTCGGGCAAGGCAACGCCCGCGCAAATCGCCGAGCTGGGCAAACGCCTGAAAGGCATTCACGACGAGCTGGAAGCCGCCGAGCTGCGCTGGCTGGCCCTGGGCGCCGAAGTCGATGCCATCCAGGCGGCCAGCTAACGCTAGGCATCAGCGCATCAGCGCACCAGCCGTATTTCCGCATCAAGGCGCAGCTAAGCGCGCAACTGCGGAATGCAAACAAAAGGGCCTTCGGGCCCTTTTTTCATGCCTATCTGCCTGGCTGCCGACCTGGGCCAGACGCTCCGAACTTGCCCAAACGCCTTACGCCGTCTAGCACCTCCCTGAATAACCATTTAAGTTGTACGCAATTCAATTGCTAACTACAGTTACACCATGCATTCAACGCAAAGCCCCAAATCAGCCAACACAGCAGGCGCCTCACGCCGCAGCCCACCCGATTGGTTGCAACTGGACCAGCAGCTGTGCTTCGCGCTCTACGCCAGCTCGTTGGCCATGACCAAGCTCTACAAACCGCTGCTGGCGCCGCTGGGCCTGACCTACCCGCAGTATCTGGTGATGCTGGTGCTGTGGGAGCAAGACGGTATCAGCGTCTCCGCCCTGGGTCAGCGCCTGTCGCTGGACTCCGGCACCTTGACGCCCTTGCTCAAGCGCCTGGAAGCCGCCGCCCTGATCAGCCGCCAGCGCGCCAAAGATGACGAGCGCCGTGTCGACATTGGCTTGACGCCAGCTGGCAAAGCATTGCGGGCGCAAGCCAAAAGCATCCCGCATGAACTGGCTTGCGCCAGCGCCTGTTCACTCGAAGAAATCTCCTCCCTCACCAAGCGTTTACATGCGCTGCGCCTGGAGCTTTCCAAAGCCCAAGCCAGCGACTGATTTCGTTTTTCATTTTTTCCCCCACCCACCAACGACCTCACGGAGTACATGACCATGGCCCTCGACAAAGTTCTCTACACCGCTACCGCTACCGCCAACGGCGGCCGTCAAGGCAATGCATCGTCCAGCGACGGCGCGCTCAAAGTTGAGCTGAGCACACCGCGTGAATTGGGTGGCGCCGGCGGCCCCGGCACCAACCCGGAGCAGCTCTTCGCGGCCGGCTACTCGGCCTGCTTCATCGGCGCCATGAAGGCTGTTGCTGCCGGCCAAAAGATCAGCGTTCCGGCGGATGTGTCCATCACCTCGGATGTGGGCATCGGCCCCATCACCGGCGGCTTCGGCATTCAAGTGGCGATGCGCATCAGCTTGCCGGGCATGGACCGGGACGCAGCACAGGCCCTGATCAACGCCGCGCACCAGGTCTGCCCTTACTCGAACGCCACCCGCGGCAATATCGATGTGACGCTGACGCTGGTCTAAAAGGCCTCGTCACAAGGGAGTCACGAAGGGGCTCTATGGTTTGAAGCTTTGTCGAACATCTTCCACAAAGGCCAAGCCATGAGCTCCAAGCACGCCCTTCAACGACTCGCCAGCCTGATCGCACTCGGCTTGGCCACAGCGGCAGCCGCCACACCGGCCGCTGCCGCCATCAGCCTGGTGGCCACCGGCAGCTTGAGTGGCGCGCTGCACGACCTCTCCGGCCAAAGTGCCCCGCTTGAAAACGGTATTGCCGGCGATCTGCTCGGCGGCATGGGCTCGGCCCTGGCCTGGGCCGGCGGCAACACCTTCATCGCCCTGCCCGACCGTGGCCCCAATGCCACCGCATGGAACAGCGCGATCGACAACACCGCCTCCTTCATTCCTCGCCTGCAAACCGTGCAGCTGAGCTTGAACGCATCGGCTGGCGGCGCCCTGCCCTACACCTTGGGTGCCAAGCTGAACGCCACGACCTTGCTCTACAGTGCCAGCGCCTTGAACTACGGCAGCGCACCGAGCTTGAGCAAGGACGGCAAGAACTATTTCACCGGCCGCTCCGATGCCTTCGGCGCCGGCGGTTCTTTGAACAGCAGCAATGCCCGCCTCGACCCGGAAGGTTTGCGCCTCTCGAACGACGGCCGCAGCGTCTTCGTCAGCGATGAGTACGGCCCCGCCGTCTATCAATTCGACCGTGCCACCGGCGCGCGCCTCAAGTCATTTGTCCTGCCGGCCAATCTGGGCATCAGCCAGCAAAATGCACAAGGCGCCCTCGAGATTGCCAACAACACCAGCAGCGGGCGCGTCACTAACAAGGGCATGGAAGGCCTGGCCATCACGCCCGATGGCAAGACCCTGATGGGCTTTATGCAAAGCCCGCTGGCACAAGACGGCGGTGACGGTGGCGCGGCCAACCGCTTCATCAGCATCGACATTGCCACCGGTGCCACCAAGCAATTCGCCTACAACAACTACGATCCCATCACCAAGAAGAACTACAACAGCAGCGAAATCCTGGCGCTGAACGATCACGAGTTCCTCGTTCTGGAGCGTGATGGCAAGGGCCTGGGCGACGACTCGACCGCCAAGTTCAAGAGCATTTACAAGGTGGATCTGGCCAATGCGGCCGACGTCAGCAGCATCTCCGGCGAGAGCAATTTGCTAGCCCTGGCGCCTGCCAAGAGCCTGTTCCTGGACCTCAAGCAAGCCCTGAATGCCCAAGGCATTAGCGATGCGCAGATTCCAGCCAAGCTCGAGGGCATGAGCTTTGGCGAAGACATCATGGTGGGCGGCGTGCTCAAGCACACCCTTTACATCGCCAATGACAACGACTTCTTGGCCAGCTCGCCCAAGGGCCTGAACAACCCCAACCAGTGGTATGTGTTTGCCTTCAGCGATGCAGATCTGAACGGCTCCGCTTTTGTGCCCCAGCAAATCAGCGCCGTGCCGGAACCCGGCAGTTATGCGCTACTGCTGGCCGGCTTGATGGCGGGCATCCCCTTGGCCGCCGCCCGCCGCCGCAAGGCTGGCAAAGGCCACTGACTGCGGAGCTTTCCGAAGCTCAAGCCAGGAGCTGAAGCATCAGCTCCACCCTGGCCTTGACGGCTGACAGCGCGCCTGCACTGGGCAGGCCGCTGTCCTCGCCACCGATCACCGGCCCAGCATCGCAGCGGCTGCAGCGCAGCACCCGCACACCCTGGGCCTGAGCCCGCAACAAAGCCTGAGTCAGGCGCTCGCTCAGCGTGCCATTGCCGGTGCCGGCCACCACCAGGCCGGCGCAGCCCAAGCCCAGCAAGGCATCCACCAGCAGCCCGTCGGCACCCACATGGTTCAACACAATCTGCACCTGTGGCCACTGGTCCGCTGGCTTGGCGATGCGATCCAGGCCCAACGCCTCACCACGCGGCCAAGCGCCCCACTCACGCAAAACACCCTCTTCCATCACGCCGCAAAGCGCATCGTCGCGAGAGCGAAAAGCGTCAATGCGGTAGCTGTGCGCTTTTTGCACTTGCTCGGCCGCATGGACACGGCCAGCGGCCATCACAAGCACACCCGAGGCACGTGCATCCTGGGCCAGCACCACGGCATCCAGCAGATTCTGCGGACCATCCGCCTGCAAGGCCGTGGCCGGGCGCATCGCGCAGGTCAGCACCACCGGCTTGGTTGGCGCCAGCACGCGCTGCAAAAAGTAGGCGCTTTCTTCCATCGTATCGGTGCCATGGGTGATGACAATGCCGGCCACTTCAGGGCGCGCCAGATGCGTGGCAACTGCTTGAGCCAAGCGTTGCCAGGTGGCGATGTCCATATCCTTGCTGTCCAACTGCGCCACTTGCTGCATTTCCAGCCGGTGGCTGGCCAAGGCCGGCACGGCCTGCACCAAATGATCGACACCGAGCTGGGCGGCTTGGTAACCCACATTGTCCGCAGCATTGGCCGCGGTGCCGGCAATCGTGCCGCCGGTGCCAAGAATGACGACCCGGCTGGCGGTAGTGGAGAGAGGGCCAACACCCTCGATGCTTGATTTTTCGGCGCTCATTGACATATTTTCTTGGTTCGACTGGATGAAAATACAGCTACTGGATATATATTCAGGCAGTTGATCATTGGATCACAAACGAGGACCGATATGGATGACAGCCCCAAACTCACACCCCGCCAACAGCAAATTCTGGATCTGGTGCGCCAAGCCATCGAACTGACTGGCGCCCCGCCAACTCGGGCTGAAATCGCAGCCGAACTCGGCTTCAAATCGGCCAATGCGGCGGAAGAGCATCTGCAGGCCTTGGCGCGCAAGGGTGCGATTGAATTGGTGGGCGGCACCTCGCGTGGGATTCGCCTCAAATCAGGCACCTTGCGTGCGCTGAATGAAGCGCGCGATGCCAAAGAGGCGCGCGCGGGCGGCATTTCTGCTGGCGGTAGTCGCTTGAAAGGCCAGTCAACCGCCCAGTTTTCGCTGCCGCTGGCCAGTTTGGCCCAGTTGACCCTGCCTTTGGTCGGGCGCGTGGCGGCCGGCCACCCCATCTTGGCTCAGGAACACATCGAACAAAGCTATACGGTCGAAGCCAGCATGTTCGCGCGCCGGCCGGACTTTCTGCTCAAGGTCAAAGGCATGAGCATGAAAGACATCGGCATTCTGGACGGCGACCTGCTCGCGGTGCAAAAGTGCAGCGAAGCCAAGAATGGCCAGATCGTTGTGGCGCGCCTGGGCGATGAAGTGACGGTCAAGCGCTACCAGCGCGGCCGCAACGGCATTGAATTGCACCCCGAGAACGCCGAGTTCGAGCCCATACTGATTGCGAAAGCGGATGAAGACAACTTCGCCCTGGAAGGCTTGGCCGTCGGCCTGATTCGCAACAGCCTATTTAATTGAGGCGACTGGCGGGCAATTAGAGGGCGGTTGATTGGCACTTGGGGAATGATCTACACGAGTATGCAAATACTCCTGCAGATCATCACAGCCACGAAGTAACTGCATCCCAATCTAATTCTGTTTGCCAGTTAAGTATTCAAGCAAAGAAAAAGCCCCGATAACAAGTTATCGGGGCTTTCAAAATGTTGGCGGAGTGGACGGGACTCGAACCCGCGACCCCCGGCGTGACAGGCCGGTATTCTAACCAACTGAACTACCACTCCAGATGTGCGAATATAGTTTCGCAACATCGATAAGTTATGTAACTGCTAGCAGTTACCAAGCCTTATCAAACTTGGCGTCCCCTAGGGGATTCGAACCCCTGTAGTCACCGTGAAAGGGTGGTGTCCTAGGCCTCTAGACGAAGGGGACTAAACCTTCTAATTTTCAATTCACACCCGAACTGCGCGCCGCCTTGATCTCACCCACAGGATGAAATCATGGTGGAGGTAAGCGGGATCGAACCGCTGACCTCTTGCATGCCATGCAAGCGCTCTCCCAGCTGAGCTATACCCCCGAATCTTGTCAGAATGCGGGCATCGCGCCGTTCAAGCTAAAACTCTAAACTCAACTCTTAAATGCAAGCGGCCAATCTCTTGGCCGCTTGTCGACTCATTAAGTTGAGCCTTCAAACACATACACAGACCGAAATCTATGCACTCAATACGCTGGCGGAGTGGACGGGACTCGAACCCGCGACCCCCGGCGTGACAGGCCGGTATTCTAACCAACTGAACTACCACTCCAGATGAAGAGCTGATATTATATCAGCATTCATCGACAAGTTTTGTAAATATTTTCAGATTATTTCTAATCTCTCAAACATTTACCAAGCCTTATCAAACTTGGCGTCCCCTAGGGGATTCGAACCCCTGTAGTCACCGTGAAAGGGTGGTGTCCTAGGCCTCTAGACGAAGGGGACTAAACCTTCTTCAATATTGCTGCGCATTATACACAACATTATCGCTACTTACTGAACTGCGCGCCACTTAGAGTATAAATTTTTAAATCTAATACTTTTGGTGGAGGTAAGCGGGATCGAACCGCTGACCTCTTGCATGCCATGCAAGCGCTCTCCCAGCTGAGCTATACCCCCAAACTCTTTACTCTGCGCATCACAAGAAGTCCAGCTAGCCAGACCCTCATTCGACCCAAAGCAGCGTTTTGATGTTTCGCGCTGTTCAAGCAAGACGTAGATTGTAGAACGAAAATTAGGCGCTGCGCAAGCGTTTGATGACAATTTCTTTATCAAACAGTTCCAGCACTGCATCGACGCTGGGCGTTTGCACCCGGCCGCACACCAAAGCACGCACAGGCATGGCCAGCTGCGGCATCTTCAAGCCATGGGCGGCGATGGTTTCCTTGATGGCCGCGGCAATGCTCGCCCTATTCCACTCGATAGCAGCCAACTTGTCAGCGAAGGTCGTCAAAGCGGGTTTGACTGCATCGGTGACATGGGTCGCCAGATCGTCAGCGCTCGGGCTCACATCAGTGAAGTACATGGCCAGCCAATCGGCCAAGGCCACTGTGGTTGCGCAACGATCCTTGAACAAGGCGGCCATGGCCTTGAGCTGCGGCAACTCAGCGCTGATGCCGCGTTTGAGCAATTGCGCTTGCACCAAACCAGCCAAATGAGCATCGTCAGCCAGCTTCATGTAGTGGCTATTGACCCACTCGAGCTTGGCCGGATCCCACTGCGCGGGGCTCTTGTTGAGATGGGTGCCGTCGAACCAAGCCACCAATTGCTCACGCGAGTACAACTCATCATCACCATGGCTCCAGCCCAGGCGTGACAGATAGTTGAGCATTGCCTCGGGCAGATAGCCCATTTCTTCGTAGTTGGTGACGCTGACGGCACCACGGCGCTTGGACAGCTTCAAACCGTCGTCACCCAGGATCACCGGGAAGTGGCCGAACTTGGGCAGCGGTGCGCCCAGGGCATTGAAGATATTGATCTGCCAAGGCGTATTGTTGACATGCTCGTCGCCGCGGAAAACGTGGCTGATCTTCATATCCCAATCATCGACCACCACGCAGAAGTTGTAGGTCGGCACGCCGTCGGGCCGCACGATGATCAGGTCGTCGATCTCGCGGTTATTGATGGTGATGGGGCCTTTGACCAGATCGTCCCAAGTCACATCGCCCTCGGGCGGGTTCATGAAACGGATCACCGGCGCCACGCCTTCGGGCACGGGCGGCAGCACCTTGCCGGGCGCCGGGCGCCAGCGGCCGTCGTAGCCGGTCTTCTCACCACGCGCGCGCTGGCCTTCGCGCATTTCTTCCAGTTCTTCCGGCGAGCAATAGCAGCGATAAGCGGTGCCGGCGGCCAACATGCTGTCCACCACGGCTTGGTAGCGATCCAGACGCTGCATCTGATAGATCGGGCCTTCGTCGTAGGTCAGGCCCAGCCAGTTCATGG is a window of Paucibacter sp. KCTC 42545 DNA encoding:
- a CDS encoding esterase-like activity of phytase family protein, whose amino-acid sequence is MSSKHALQRLASLIALGLATAAAATPAAAAISLVATGSLSGALHDLSGQSAPLENGIAGDLLGGMGSALAWAGGNTFIALPDRGPNATAWNSAIDNTASFIPRLQTVQLSLNASAGGALPYTLGAKLNATTLLYSASALNYGSAPSLSKDGKNYFTGRSDAFGAGGSLNSSNARLDPEGLRLSNDGRSVFVSDEYGPAVYQFDRATGARLKSFVLPANLGISQQNAQGALEIANNTSSGRVTNKGMEGLAITPDGKTLMGFMQSPLAQDGGDGGAANRFISIDIATGATKQFAYNNYDPITKKNYNSSEILALNDHEFLVLERDGKGLGDDSTAKFKSIYKVDLANAADVSSISGESNLLALAPAKSLFLDLKQALNAQGISDAQIPAKLEGMSFGEDIMVGGVLKHTLYIANDNDFLASSPKGLNNPNQWYVFAFSDADLNGSAFVPQQISAVPEPGSYALLLAGLMAGIPLAAARRRKAGKGH
- a CDS encoding organic hydroperoxide resistance protein, which encodes MALDKVLYTATATANGGRQGNASSSDGALKVELSTPRELGGAGGPGTNPEQLFAAGYSACFIGAMKAVAAGQKISVPADVSITSDVGIGPITGGFGIQVAMRISLPGMDRDAAQALINAAHQVCPYSNATRGNIDVTLTLV
- a CDS encoding asparaginase, with the protein product MSAEKSSIEGVGPLSTTASRVVILGTGGTIAGTAANAADNVGYQAAQLGVDHLVQAVPALASHRLEMQQVAQLDSKDMDIATWQRLAQAVATHLARPEVAGIVITHGTDTMEESAYFLQRVLAPTKPVVLTCAMRPATALQADGPQNLLDAVVLAQDARASGVLVMAAGRVHAAEQVQKAHSYRIDAFRSRDDALCGVMEEGVLREWGAWPRGEALGLDRIAKPADQWPQVQIVLNHVGADGLLVDALLGLGCAGLVVAGTGNGTLSERLTQALLRAQAQGVRVLRCSRCDAGPVIGGEDSGLPSAGALSAVKARVELMLQLLA
- the gltX gene encoding glutamate--tRNA ligase, with the protein product MSQAITPVRTRIAPSPTGFLHLGTARTALFSWAYARHFGGEFVLRIEDTDVARSTQDSVDQIIASMNWLGLTYDEGPIYQMQRLDRYQAVVDSMLAAGTAYRCYCSPEELEEMREGQRARGEKTGYDGRWRPAPGKVLPPVPEGVAPVIRFMNPPEGDVTWDDLVKGPITINNREIDDLIIVRPDGVPTYNFCVVVDDWDMKISHVFRGDEHVNNTPWQINIFNALGAPLPKFGHFPVILGDDGLKLSKRRGAVSVTNYEEMGYLPEAMLNYLSRLGWSHGDDELYSREQLVAWFDGTHLNKSPAQWDPAKLEWVNSHYMKLADDAHLAGLVQAQLLKRGISAELPQLKAMAALFKDRCATTVALADWLAMYFTDVSPSADDLATHVTDAVKPALTTFADKLAAIEWNRASIAAAIKETIAAHGLKMPQLAMPVRALVCGRVQTPSVDAVLELFDKEIVIKRLRSA
- a CDS encoding MarR family winged helix-turn-helix transcriptional regulator encodes the protein MHSTQSPKSANTAGASRRSPPDWLQLDQQLCFALYASSLAMTKLYKPLLAPLGLTYPQYLVMLVLWEQDGISVSALGQRLSLDSGTLTPLLKRLEAAALISRQRAKDDERRVDIGLTPAGKALRAQAKSIPHELACASACSLEEISSLTKRLHALRLELSKAQASD
- the lexA gene encoding transcriptional repressor LexA — encoded protein: MDDSPKLTPRQQQILDLVRQAIELTGAPPTRAEIAAELGFKSANAAEEHLQALARKGAIELVGGTSRGIRLKSGTLRALNEARDAKEARAGGISAGGSRLKGQSTAQFSLPLASLAQLTLPLVGRVAAGHPILAQEHIEQSYTVEASMFARRPDFLLKVKGMSMKDIGILDGDLLAVQKCSEAKNGQIVVARLGDEVTVKRYQRGRNGIELHPENAEFEPILIAKADEDNFALEGLAVGLIRNSLFN